GTGGCGACCAATTGACCGCGCTCAACCACTTCACCTTCTTTAACCAACATGTCTTCCAGGTGCATAAAACCAGAACGTAGGCCATAACCGTGATCAATAAATATCGTATTACCGCTTAACTCCATCGACTCAGCTAAGGTAATTTGGCCGGAGGCTGGCGCATAAATCGGTGTGCCGGTTTTACTGGCGATATCAACCCCCATGTGTGGCGCACGTGCATGACCGTTTAAGATACGCTGACTGCCGTATACGCCAGTAATCCAACCTTCTGCAGGCCAATCAAAGCCGTTTTGAAAATACGGCATATTTAAATACACCTTGCGTGCTTGCGCCGCCTTTTGCGCATCGGCTCGGATTTTTTTCAAGGTCGCTTCGTCCGGCGTAACATGTTTAGAAGGCAAGCCATTAATACGTTGAATCTGATAATCTCGCTGTGCCACTTTCAATTCATGTTGTTGAGTTTGACCATTTGGAGGCGTGACGGTTAAGCGCACATTCGGTTGCGCATCACGCGAAAACGCGATTAACGCTAAACCTTCTGAATCCGCTGTAAAACGGCGTTTTTCGAACTCAATTTTACTGTTAGGCTCGACTTTGAGCTGAACCCAAGCACCCTGTGCTAACGTGCCCTTGACTTCTAACGCCAATACGCTTGACGATAGTAAACACCCCATACTCATGAGCGCCCAGGTTTTCAGTTGATTAAGCTTCATTCGTCACTCCTAATAATTCATCAATAGCTTGATTCGCCAAGCCATCAACGGTTTCGTTTTCCATATGTCCGCTGTGAC
The Thiomicrospira pelophila DSM 1534 genome window above contains:
- a CDS encoding M23 family metallopeptidase: MKLNQLKTWALMSMGCLLSSSVLALEVKGTLAQGAWVQLKVEPNSKIEFEKRRFTADSEGLALIAFSRDAQPNVRLTVTPPNGQTQQHELKVAQRDYQIQRINGLPSKHVTPDEATLKKIRADAQKAAQARKVYLNMPYFQNGFDWPAEGWITGVYGSQRILNGHARAPHMGVDIASKTGTPIYAPASGQITLAESMELSGNTIFIDHGYGLRSGFMHLEDMLVKEGEVVERGQLVATMGATGRATGPHLHWGMSWFNVRLDPALMFQLPRDLISGDKIVSNQVVFDETQARN